One genomic window of Luteitalea pratensis includes the following:
- a CDS encoding mannosyltransferase family protein — MTVLDQPETSGPIVRPQWVRWLDTAVTTSVVLLGSAILTGGPRVRFGDFRVTAESPWKLALVLGALLGLRAAFWRRDTWWQVAAARLRQIRADRGLRHALPWVLTTRLLMVYISYLGAVVIGYPESGPPFRMSSNEFRNLFGRWDAGWYVGIADRGYSYWGNLSRQSNVAFFPAYPLALRASAALLGARWGSPESAEDSFQVFTERRNVRLLHAGWLVSMLAFTWGLVYLFRLARDMTDSEEAAIGAVALAATYPFSFFYGAVYTEGLFLLCATAAVYHFHRRRWAWAALAGFVAGLSRPNGCLLSVPLGLMALDAWRRDDYRWQTLALALPTAACAGLGMLAFTAWLYTQTGEWFLWMKAHGAWGRQFTGVNVLAQQRWRDLQAMGVYGYSVEHAVELLNMAATLLVVGVSWPIGRRFGWAWAAFLLVTVLPPLFMGGFLSMGRVTATMFPMFIYLGWRLRGMALQQVLLAGFGLQVALAVLHFTWREVY, encoded by the coding sequence ATGACGGTCCTCGATCAGCCTGAAACGTCGGGACCCATCGTGCGCCCGCAATGGGTCCGATGGCTCGATACCGCCGTGACGACGAGTGTCGTGCTGCTCGGTTCAGCGATCCTGACCGGCGGGCCTCGCGTCCGCTTTGGCGATTTCCGGGTCACTGCCGAATCGCCGTGGAAACTCGCGCTGGTCCTGGGCGCGTTGCTCGGACTCCGGGCCGCATTCTGGCGTCGCGACACGTGGTGGCAGGTCGCGGCTGCTCGACTACGGCAGATCCGGGCGGACCGAGGGCTGCGGCACGCGCTTCCGTGGGTGCTGACCACCCGCTTGCTGATGGTCTACATCTCGTACCTCGGTGCCGTCGTGATCGGATACCCGGAGAGCGGGCCCCCGTTCCGCATGTCGTCCAACGAGTTCCGCAACCTGTTCGGACGATGGGACGCGGGTTGGTACGTCGGCATCGCAGACAGGGGCTACAGCTACTGGGGCAACCTCTCGAGGCAGTCCAACGTCGCATTCTTTCCCGCGTACCCGCTTGCCCTGCGCGCGAGTGCCGCGTTGCTCGGCGCCCGCTGGGGATCACCCGAGTCGGCCGAGGACTCGTTCCAGGTCTTCACGGAGCGGCGGAACGTCCGCCTGCTGCACGCTGGGTGGCTGGTGTCGATGCTGGCGTTCACCTGGGGGCTCGTCTACCTGTTCCGTCTCGCCCGCGACATGACCGACTCGGAGGAGGCGGCGATCGGCGCCGTCGCTCTGGCCGCCACATACCCCTTCTCGTTCTTCTACGGGGCGGTCTATACCGAGGGCCTGTTCCTGCTCTGCGCGACCGCTGCGGTCTACCACTTTCATCGGCGGCGGTGGGCCTGGGCCGCGCTAGCGGGATTCGTGGCGGGGCTGTCGCGGCCCAACGGGTGCCTGCTGAGCGTGCCGCTGGGGCTCATGGCCCTCGACGCCTGGCGCCGTGACGACTACCGGTGGCAGACGCTGGCGCTGGCGCTGCCGACCGCGGCGTGCGCGGGACTCGGGATGCTCGCGTTCACCGCCTGGCTCTATACGCAGACGGGGGAGTGGTTCCTGTGGATGAAGGCCCATGGGGCGTGGGGACGGCAGTTCACCGGCGTGAACGTCCTGGCGCAGCAGCGCTGGCGCGACCTGCAGGCGATGGGGGTCTACGGGTACAGTGTGGAACACGCCGTCGAGTTGCTCAACATGGCGGCGACCCTCCTCGTCGTCGGGGTAAGCTGGCCCATCGGGCGACGCTTCGGCTGGGCCTGGGCGGCGTTCTTGCTGGTGACGGTGCTGCCGCCGTTGTTCATGGGCGGGTTCCTGTCGATGGGGCGCGTGACCGCGACGATGTTCCCGATGTTCATCTACCTGGGCTGGCGGTTGCGCGGCATGGCGCTACAGCAGGTGCTGCTGGCCGGCTTCGGACTCCAGGTCGCCCTCGCCGTGCTGCATTTCACATGGCGGGAGGTGTATTGA
- a CDS encoding tetratricopeptide repeat protein, with translation MSQWRATGASSARRKMRSSYCIGLLVAGVCLPVAVSAAQNPPFTVPRIITPVGSAQPEPGVATEVAPPWQSPLVAGKFDEALARAADTPWAQAYVNGRAAERHGRYEDAERLYREATAGQPGGEPAIALADLLTRTGRREEASTIWQTLLRTGQAQRTGAALARAARAAQALGQVRLSNSYFQTAANLAPDDPQVHARWGDLFLEKFNEAEARSSYETALKADAQYVPALVGMARALADSNPTAAEAAARQAISIDPEQPDAWALLASEAMDASKRADARAALEKVLAVNPRHVEALALSAALAHIEDRPADVTRFSRQALALHANNPDVPRLIGERVARMYRFDEAVRFLREAVTLDPENSRAQASLGLSLLRTGDEAEARKALDTAFAKDSFDTVTYNLLSLMDTLDKFVTVPAKNLTIRFHEQEVAVLQPYLVPLAEQALADLSARYQFTPKGPILVEVFPRHDDFAVRTAGLPGMIGALGACFGRVVTMDSPKARPPGTFNWAATLWHELAHVITLQMSGNRLPRWLSEGISTFEETRARQGWGRESEVLFAQAHAAGRLLPLADLNSGFAKVETINLAYQEASVLVAYLVEAQGDEKLRAFVRSFGEGLDDEAALTRAYGLTWATLQPEFDAYVKQKYDPVAPALTEIDDTLPGRTATAADWAAFADKHAGNFRMQMVSAAPLLRLGDLAAARRVLDRAATLVPFATGDASPWRLLVTTALRQDDAVAARRYMEKVLDIDHTAAQPLRQLVAQARAPEDSALRQRAAERLIEIDPFDAAAHTALGELALARQDVPVALRELQAAVDAGPANPAEALTSLAEATLRSGQRDQARRHLIKALETTPRHERAQELLLQIIEGGTSGGGQAR, from the coding sequence ATGTCGCAGTGGCGCGCCACGGGCGCATCCTCAGCCCGCCGTAAGATGCGGTCCAGCTACTGCATCGGACTCCTCGTCGCCGGGGTGTGCCTGCCCGTGGCCGTCTCGGCCGCGCAGAATCCGCCCTTCACGGTTCCCCGCATCATCACGCCAGTCGGCTCGGCACAGCCCGAGCCGGGCGTGGCCACCGAGGTCGCACCGCCGTGGCAGTCGCCGCTCGTGGCCGGGAAGTTCGACGAGGCGCTCGCCAGGGCCGCCGACACACCCTGGGCGCAGGCCTACGTGAACGGCCGCGCCGCCGAACGCCACGGCCGATACGAGGATGCCGAGCGCCTTTATCGCGAAGCGACCGCCGGCCAGCCGGGCGGGGAACCCGCCATTGCCCTTGCTGACCTGCTGACGCGCACGGGCCGACGCGAGGAAGCCTCGACCATCTGGCAGACGCTCCTCCGTACGGGGCAGGCCCAGCGGACCGGCGCGGCCCTGGCGCGCGCGGCACGCGCCGCGCAGGCGCTGGGCCAGGTGCGTCTGTCCAACTCGTATTTCCAGACCGCCGCCAACCTCGCGCCTGACGACCCGCAGGTCCACGCCCGGTGGGGCGATCTGTTTCTCGAGAAATTCAACGAAGCCGAAGCGCGGTCGTCCTACGAGACGGCGTTGAAGGCCGACGCGCAGTACGTGCCGGCCCTCGTCGGCATGGCGCGGGCGCTGGCCGACAGCAATCCGACTGCGGCCGAGGCCGCGGCCCGACAGGCGATCAGCATCGATCCCGAGCAGCCCGACGCATGGGCGTTGCTGGCCTCGGAGGCGATGGACGCGAGCAAGCGCGCCGACGCCCGTGCCGCGCTCGAGAAGGTGCTGGCCGTCAATCCGCGGCACGTCGAGGCCCTCGCGCTGTCGGCGGCCCTGGCGCACATCGAGGATCGTCCAGCCGATGTCACGCGCTTCTCGCGGCAGGCGCTGGCGCTGCACGCCAACAACCCGGACGTGCCGCGCCTCATCGGCGAGCGCGTGGCCCGCATGTACCGGTTCGACGAGGCCGTCCGTTTCCTGCGCGAGGCCGTCACGCTCGATCCGGAGAACAGCCGCGCCCAGGCCTCACTCGGCCTGTCCCTGCTGCGGACCGGAGACGAGGCCGAGGCCCGCAAGGCGCTCGATACCGCGTTCGCGAAGGACTCGTTCGATACGGTCACCTACAACCTGTTGAGCCTGATGGACACACTCGACAAGTTCGTCACCGTGCCCGCCAAGAACCTGACCATTCGCTTCCACGAGCAGGAGGTGGCGGTGCTGCAGCCATACCTGGTGCCGCTGGCCGAACAGGCGCTCGCCGATCTCTCCGCGCGGTATCAGTTCACGCCAAAGGGCCCGATCCTCGTCGAGGTCTTCCCGCGTCACGACGACTTCGCGGTCCGCACCGCCGGCTTGCCCGGGATGATTGGCGCCCTCGGTGCCTGCTTCGGCCGCGTCGTCACGATGGATTCCCCGAAGGCGCGCCCGCCCGGCACGTTCAACTGGGCAGCGACGTTGTGGCACGAACTGGCGCACGTGATCACGCTGCAGATGTCGGGCAACCGATTGCCGCGCTGGCTGAGCGAGGGCATTTCGACGTTCGAGGAGACCCGCGCACGCCAGGGCTGGGGTCGCGAGTCCGAGGTGCTCTTCGCCCAGGCCCATGCGGCCGGCCGCCTGCTTCCGTTGGCCGATCTCAATAGCGGGTTTGCCAAGGTCGAGACGATCAACCTGGCTTACCAGGAAGCCTCCGTGCTCGTCGCGTACCTCGTCGAGGCCCAGGGAGACGAGAAGCTGCGCGCCTTCGTGCGCAGCTTTGGCGAGGGCCTCGATGACGAGGCGGCGCTCACCCGCGCCTATGGGCTGACGTGGGCGACGTTGCAACCGGAGTTCGACGCCTACGTGAAGCAGAAGTACGACCCGGTCGCACCGGCGCTGACCGAGATCGACGACACGCTACCGGGGCGTACCGCGACCGCCGCTGATTGGGCCGCCTTTGCCGACAAGCACGCCGGCAACTTCCGCATGCAGATGGTGTCGGCGGCGCCGTTGCTGCGCCTCGGCGATCTCGCCGCGGCCCGCCGCGTCCTGGATCGCGCGGCCACATTGGTGCCCTTCGCCACCGGAGACGCGAGCCCATGGCGGCTGCTCGTGACCACCGCGTTGCGTCAGGACGATGCCGTTGCGGCGCGACGGTACATGGAGAAGGTGCTCGATATCGACCACACCGCCGCCCAGCCTTTGCGGCAACTGGTCGCCCAGGCGAGGGCGCCCGAGGACAGCGCGCTGCGCCAGCGTGCCGCCGAGCGGCTGATCGAGATCGACCCGTTCGATGCCGCCGCGCACACCGCACTCGGCGAGCTCGCCCTCGCGCGCCAGGACGTGCCCGTCGCGCTTCGTGAACTGCAAGCCGCGGTCGACGCCGGTCCGGCCAACCCGGCCGAGGCGCTCACGTCGCTCGCCGAAGCGACGCTGCGCAGCGGTCAGCGTGACCAGGCCCGCCGGCACCTCATCAAGGCACTCGAAACCACGCCGCGTCACGAGCGGGCCCAGGAACTCCTGCTGCAGATCATCGAAGGCGGGACCAGCGGTGGAGGACAGGCGCGATGA
- a CDS encoding DUF4159 domain-containing protein, whose translation MNVPVRRSRLRDYAILGVGVVSLALLATTAIPGVWAQFGQDVDPRFAGLRWQFTRIRYDAHNAASFRARYWSDSWAIDGPAAEQNLSRRIRSVTAIDVGEPVVVRIEDPELFNHPWIYFVEPGTLRLKESEVPILREFLLRGGTAVMDDFHGDLEWENVMTEMKRVFPERKVITLPASHPIFSCFYQMDGFPQVPGLGSFFAGRTWEKGGINAELHAIEDDNGRAMVLLNWNTDMGDGWEWSNAEQYPGYIQHTAQAYRMMINEVIYTLTH comes from the coding sequence ATGAACGTGCCGGTTCGCCGCTCACGACTCCGCGACTACGCGATCCTGGGTGTGGGTGTCGTGTCCCTCGCGCTACTCGCCACGACCGCGATCCCGGGCGTCTGGGCCCAGTTCGGCCAGGACGTCGACCCGCGCTTCGCGGGGTTGCGCTGGCAGTTCACGCGCATCCGCTACGACGCACACAACGCCGCCTCTTTCCGGGCCCGGTACTGGAGCGACTCGTGGGCCATCGACGGGCCGGCCGCCGAGCAGAATCTGTCGCGCCGCATCCGGTCGGTCACCGCCATCGACGTCGGCGAGCCCGTGGTCGTCCGCATCGAGGACCCGGAACTGTTCAACCATCCCTGGATTTATTTCGTCGAACCCGGGACGCTGCGCCTGAAGGAATCCGAGGTGCCCATCCTTCGCGAGTTCCTGCTCCGCGGCGGTACCGCGGTGATGGACGACTTCCACGGCGACCTCGAGTGGGAGAACGTGATGACCGAGATGAAGCGCGTGTTTCCGGAGCGCAAGGTGATCACCCTGCCGGCGTCGCATCCGATCTTCTCGTGTTTCTACCAGATGGATGGCTTTCCCCAGGTGCCCGGGCTCGGCTCCTTCTTCGCCGGGCGCACGTGGGAGAAGGGTGGCATCAATGCCGAACTGCACGCCATCGAGGACGACAACGGCCGGGCCATGGTGCTCCTGAACTGGAACACGGACATGGGGGATGGTTGGGAGTGGTCCAACGCCGAGCAGTACCCCGGGTACATACAACACACGGCGCAGGCGTACCGGATGATGATCAACGAGGTCATCTACACGTTGACGCACTAG
- a CDS encoding AAA family ATPase: MAQQKLQPLGADEARALVARVADSRNRVLTELRKVVVGQEASVDLVLAALFSGGHCLLTGVPGLAKTLLVRTLAQILDLGFRRIQFTPDLMPSDITGTEVLDETDGIRALRFVRGPVFTQLLLADEINRTPPKTQAALLEAMQEGHVTAAGRSYALEPPFFVLATQNPIELEGTYPLPEAQLDRFLFNIVMTYLPEDDEVKVVTQTTGVRHETPNRVLSRDDILQIQQLVRHVVVAEDVARYAVRLSAATRPTQPDVPDFVKKYVKWGAGLRASQALVLGAKARALTLGRAFVTPDDIRTLAAPVFRHRVLINFQAESEGLTTDAVVARLLERITPPSSGLV, encoded by the coding sequence ATCGCGCAGCAGAAGTTGCAGCCCCTCGGCGCCGACGAAGCGCGGGCGCTCGTGGCTCGGGTGGCCGACAGCCGCAACCGCGTTCTTACCGAATTGCGCAAAGTGGTCGTCGGCCAGGAGGCCTCGGTCGACCTCGTGCTGGCGGCCTTGTTCTCGGGCGGGCATTGCCTGCTGACCGGCGTACCCGGCCTCGCCAAGACGCTCCTCGTCCGGACGCTGGCGCAGATCCTGGACCTCGGCTTTCGCCGCATCCAGTTCACGCCCGACCTGATGCCGTCCGACATCACCGGCACCGAGGTCCTCGACGAGACCGACGGCATTCGCGCTTTGCGCTTCGTGCGCGGGCCTGTCTTCACCCAGTTGCTGCTCGCCGACGAGATCAACCGCACGCCACCCAAGACCCAGGCCGCGCTGCTCGAAGCCATGCAGGAGGGGCACGTCACGGCGGCAGGCCGCAGCTATGCCCTCGAGCCGCCGTTCTTCGTGCTCGCCACGCAGAACCCGATCGAGCTCGAAGGCACGTACCCGCTGCCCGAAGCCCAGCTCGATCGCTTCCTCTTCAACATCGTCATGACCTACCTCCCGGAAGACGACGAGGTGAAGGTGGTGACGCAGACGACCGGGGTGCGGCACGAGACGCCGAACCGTGTCCTGTCTCGCGACGACATCCTGCAGATTCAGCAACTGGTGCGGCACGTCGTCGTCGCCGAGGACGTGGCGCGCTACGCGGTACGGTTGTCGGCCGCGACCCGGCCGACGCAGCCCGACGTGCCCGACTTCGTGAAGAAGTACGTGAAGTGGGGAGCAGGCCTGCGTGCCTCGCAGGCCCTCGTGCTCGGTGCCAAGGCCCGCGCGCTCACGCTGGGTCGGGCCTTCGTCACGCCTGACGACATCCGCACCCTGGCCGCACCGGTCTTCCGTCACCGCGTCCTCATCAACTTCCAGGCCGAGTCGGAAGGCCTCACCACGGACGCCGTGGTCGCGCGGCTCCTCGAGCGCATCACGCCACCTTCGAGCGGGCTCGTCTGA
- a CDS encoding DUF58 domain-containing protein, protein MAQTAPGPSRFLSPEVVAGLATLELKARTIVEGLLLGLHRSPFRGSSVEFAEYRQYMPGDDPSTVDWKVYARSDRHYVKKFEHDTNVEVQLLVDTSASMAYGSGTGMTKLQYAQCLTAALAYLLTGQRDAVGLGLYDDQLRDYVPSAVKAGQLTRLLIALDHATPGATSDTARALKQIHDRLRRRGLIVVCSDLLDDASRVVDGLRLLRARGMEVVVFHVLDDAELTFPFEHAGTFRDVETGEEILTHGPSARQSYLDAVGAWRNGYVADLRGAGIDYQLANTSAPLDATLLGWLGTRGRTL, encoded by the coding sequence ATGGCCCAGACCGCGCCAGGCCCGTCGCGGTTCCTGTCGCCGGAGGTGGTGGCGGGCCTTGCCACGCTCGAACTCAAGGCCCGAACGATCGTCGAGGGGTTGCTGCTCGGGCTGCACCGCAGTCCCTTCCGCGGGTCGAGCGTCGAGTTCGCCGAATACCGCCAGTACATGCCGGGCGACGACCCGAGCACGGTGGACTGGAAGGTCTACGCGCGCAGCGATCGCCACTACGTCAAGAAGTTCGAGCACGACACGAACGTCGAGGTGCAGCTGCTGGTCGACACGAGCGCCTCGATGGCCTACGGCAGCGGCACCGGCATGACCAAGCTGCAGTACGCCCAGTGCCTGACGGCGGCGCTTGCCTATTTGCTGACCGGCCAGCGTGATGCCGTGGGCCTCGGGCTGTACGACGACCAGTTGCGCGACTACGTGCCGTCCGCGGTCAAGGCCGGCCAGCTGACGCGCCTCCTGATCGCCCTGGATCACGCGACGCCGGGCGCGACATCGGACACGGCCAGGGCCTTGAAGCAGATCCACGACAGGCTGCGCCGCCGCGGCCTCATCGTCGTCTGCTCGGACCTGCTCGACGATGCGAGCCGCGTCGTCGACGGGCTGCGTTTGTTGCGGGCCCGCGGCATGGAAGTCGTCGTCTTCCATGTCCTGGACGATGCGGAACTCACGTTTCCGTTCGAGCATGCCGGGACGTTCCGCGATGTCGAGACGGGTGAGGAGATCCTGACGCATGGTCCTTCCGCCCGCCAGTCGTACCTCGATGCCGTAGGCGCGTGGCGTAACGGCTACGTCGCCGACCTGCGCGGTGCCGGCATCGACTATCAGCTGGCGAACACGAGCGCGCCTCTGGACGCGACATTGCTCGGGTGGCTCGGCACCCGCGGGAGGACCTTGTAG
- a CDS encoding BatA domain-containing protein, producing MGFLAPIFLAGLAAVAVPIVLHLFRREIAPPVPFTAVRFLQKRTIERQERRKIQDPWLLLLRIAALALLALAFARPYLRVESKTQPPVVLAVDVSYSMGAPGRLEAARQAATQALADLSGDTPVGLVSFADRATVLAEPTTDHGAVRVQLAGLQAGPGATRYAGPLEAARGLFDGRPGRVVLVTDLQARGWARGTTSLPDNVRLDVLGVGARVDNVLVRDLVVTREQARVVISNAGQVPARGSVSLVREGGAPATQAFALDAGVSRDVVFPGLHAGGAYVARIADTVGFPADDERHAVLRDQAATTVQVIVGDDVERSRALFVERAFGALGTEPGSSYAVRIVSGTAALARESLRSADLVFWVSATGVDRRAVVALEQFVRDGGRVVVACGPALDARVVDVVTRPFGITLAGGDAPVSSPGGLVAQDPRHPLLAGLGEARQDLARTTISQACDMTVSGTASTIARFRNGRAALAEARVGNGHLLVFASDLGRQWNNLPVQAAFVPLVGELARYMLGDGAGARVALANVEDPRYQRPGVWPVGPRGQAAAVNVDVSESDQSVITTDEFQQAIARPPADEARVARVQATRLEHDQGWWRYGIALLGVTLVVESLIARRTPATEVVS from the coding sequence ATGGGGTTCCTCGCGCCGATCTTCCTGGCAGGTCTGGCGGCCGTCGCCGTGCCGATCGTGCTGCACCTCTTCCGGCGCGAGATCGCGCCGCCGGTGCCATTCACGGCCGTGCGTTTCCTGCAGAAGCGCACCATCGAGCGTCAGGAGCGACGCAAGATCCAGGATCCGTGGCTGCTGTTGCTGCGGATCGCGGCGCTCGCGCTGCTGGCGTTGGCGTTCGCGCGGCCTTACCTGCGCGTCGAATCGAAGACCCAGCCACCGGTGGTGCTCGCCGTCGACGTGTCGTACAGCATGGGCGCGCCGGGGCGGCTCGAGGCGGCGCGCCAGGCGGCCACGCAGGCGCTCGCCGATCTCTCCGGTGACACCCCCGTGGGCCTCGTGAGCTTCGCCGATCGTGCCACCGTGCTCGCCGAGCCGACGACCGATCACGGCGCCGTGCGGGTGCAGCTGGCCGGGCTGCAGGCCGGGCCCGGCGCGACGCGCTACGCCGGCCCGCTCGAGGCCGCGCGCGGACTGTTCGACGGACGTCCGGGACGCGTCGTCCTCGTCACCGACCTGCAGGCGCGCGGATGGGCACGCGGGACGACGAGCCTTCCCGACAACGTCAGGCTCGACGTCCTCGGCGTTGGCGCGCGGGTGGACAACGTCCTCGTCCGCGATCTCGTGGTGACCCGCGAGCAGGCGCGGGTGGTCATCAGCAATGCCGGGCAAGTACCTGCGCGGGGCAGCGTCTCGCTGGTGCGTGAAGGCGGTGCGCCGGCAACGCAGGCGTTCGCGCTGGATGCCGGTGTCAGTCGCGATGTCGTGTTTCCGGGGCTGCACGCGGGTGGAGCGTATGTGGCACGCATCGCCGACACCGTGGGATTTCCAGCCGATGACGAGCGGCATGCCGTGCTTCGCGATCAGGCCGCAACCACCGTGCAGGTGATCGTCGGCGACGACGTCGAGCGGTCGCGGGCGCTGTTTGTCGAGCGGGCGTTCGGGGCACTCGGCACTGAACCCGGCAGCTCGTACGCCGTGCGTATCGTATCGGGAACGGCGGCGCTGGCGCGGGAGTCGCTCCGCTCGGCGGACCTCGTCTTCTGGGTGTCGGCAACCGGAGTCGACCGTCGAGCGGTCGTGGCCCTCGAGCAGTTCGTGCGCGACGGCGGGCGCGTGGTGGTGGCGTGCGGTCCGGCGCTCGACGCGCGCGTGGTGGACGTGGTGACGCGCCCCTTCGGCATCACGCTGGCGGGCGGCGACGCGCCGGTCTCATCGCCGGGAGGCCTGGTGGCGCAGGATCCGCGGCACCCGCTGCTCGCAGGCCTTGGCGAGGCGCGCCAGGATCTAGCCCGGACGACGATTTCGCAGGCGTGCGACATGACCGTCTCCGGGACGGCGTCGACGATTGCCCGGTTCCGCAACGGTCGCGCGGCCCTGGCGGAGGCGCGCGTCGGCAACGGCCACCTCCTCGTGTTTGCCAGTGACCTCGGACGTCAGTGGAACAACCTGCCGGTCCAGGCCGCATTCGTGCCGCTCGTCGGCGAGCTGGCGCGGTACATGCTCGGCGATGGCGCCGGCGCGCGGGTGGCGTTGGCCAACGTCGAGGACCCACGGTACCAGCGACCGGGGGTCTGGCCCGTCGGTCCTCGCGGCCAGGCGGCCGCCGTCAACGTGGACGTGTCCGAGTCCGACCAATCGGTGATCACGACCGACGAGTTCCAGCAGGCCATCGCCCGTCCGCCCGCCGACGAGGCGCGTGTGGCGCGCGTGCAGGCCACGCGGCTCGAGCATGACCAGGGGTGGTGGCGCTACGGCATCGCGCTGCTCGGCGTGACGCTGGTGGTGGAGAGCCTGATCGCGCGGCGGACGCCCGCGACGGAGGTGGTGTCGTGA